In a genomic window of Helianthus annuus cultivar XRQ/B chromosome 10, HanXRQr2.0-SUNRISE, whole genome shotgun sequence:
- the LOC110882210 gene encoding uncharacterized protein LOC110882210 translates to MVDKRCSKNFPKKFTPHTTIDSNGFPVYRRRDSGHTVIKSGVRLDNRNVVPSNKRLLKRYQAHINVEWCNQAGSVKYLFKYINKGPDMATAVVSGDTSSTIKEKPKDEIKEYYDCRYISACEASWRIFSNEVHYRYPAVMSLPFHLPGQQNVVYGADDDIDNVLSKPSVASSIFMQWMKLNETNEDARKLTYVEFPSKFVWILKDRCWQVRKLYQCVGRIHSVSPALGEPYFLRILLNKVKGPRSFEEIRIVNGQLFPTFRDACYAMGLLDDDNEYVEAIKEASFEGHVGYLRALFATLLLSNTLCRPEFVWENTWKYLADDIVYRRQKETNISGLVLPEHQIKNLTLLKIENYLISNGSSLRMFATMPYPDDDSLRDASNRLINEELSHDLDEVQAEFNRLDQSLTDEQRAVFDEIMEAVVGRKGGLFFVYGYGGTGKTFLWKTLASAVRCRNGIVLNVASSGIASLLLSRGRTTHSRFHIPINLTEDSMCNIKPNSDIARLLKETQLIIWDEAPMVHKHAFEALDRTMTDVFSEGRSIRLDIPFGGKVIVFGGDFRQILPVIPNGTRQEIVSASLSSSYIWAKCRLLRLTKNMRLTIGVESSNMKSIREFAKWLIDIGEGNVGDDNDGDAIIEIPDDLLITDICDPIQSLIDFVYPSIIQQFRIAGFFSERAILAPKMRLVLKVGVPVMLLRNIDQQKGLCNGTRLEITFLGKRVIEAENSFNSYSVSMINFTIYFVNTKSFMMYTTFVKFLHNPESLKLDVPIFFANQNWGDCWQKSRLQIFHESGKKWVVRVRTENSTPIITDGCDIVVKDLNLPRDTLLVFKPLGDFGLELSCYVNGMCGESYFTFNRYARFGFTVIEDCFIEHFTGWPEMCNDIGILEDDLLVFSRIDDFVFEVVVYRDEIEICFLQKPESDDDSVVEISKADYVDNAFKDIYEDKEVVSVGEGTTVTQVKKKGKVTSKRKEVVKNRTKGNVALPGHK, encoded by the exons ATGGTTGATAAAAGATGTTCGAAAAACTTTCCGAAGAAATTCACACCACATACAACTATTGATTCAAATGGTTTTCCTGTATACAGAAGAAGAGATTCAGGTCATACAGTTATAAAATCTGGTGTTAGATTAGACAACAGAAATGTTGTTCCTTCTAACAAAAGGCTTTTGAAAAGATATCAAGCACACATTAATGTTGAATGGTGTAATCAAGCCGGTTCAGTGAAATATTTGTTCAAGTACATCAACAAAGGTCCTGATATGGCTACTGCAGTAGTTTCTGGTGATACAAGTTCAACCATCAAAGAAAAGCCAAAAGATGAGATCAAGGAGTATTATGATTGTAGATATATTTCAGCTTGTGAGGCATCCTGGAGAATATTCTCTAATGAGGTTCACTATAGGTATCCTGCTGTTATGAGTCTTCCCTTTCATTTGCCCGGCCAACAGAATGTTGTGTATGGTGCTGATGACGATATTGATAATGTTTTAAGCAAGCCTTCTGTTGCTTCTTCAATATTTATGCAATGGATGAAGTTGAATGAGACAAATGAAGATGCTAGAAAGCTGACTTATGTTGAGTTTCCTTCCAAATTTGTTTGGATACTTAAAGATAGATGTTGGCAGGTACGTAAGTTGTACCAGTGTGTTGGTCGGATTCATTCTGTATCTCCTGCTTTGGGCGAACCTTATTTTTTGAGGATACTACTGAATAAAGTTAAAGGACCTAGATCATTTGAGGAGATACGTATAGTTAACGGTCAATTGTTCCCGACTTTTCGAGATGCTTGCTATGCGATGGGACTTTTAGATGATGACAATGAATACGTTGAGGCCATTAAAGAAGCAAGTTTTGAAGGACATGTTGGGTATCTTCGAGCGTTATTTGCTACCCTGCTTTTGTCAAATACTCTATGTCGGCCAGAATTTGTTTGGGAGAATACGTGGAAATACTTAGCTGATGATATTGTTTACAGACGTCAAAAAGAAACAAATATTTCAG GTTTAGTGCTTCCTGAACATCAGATTAAGAACCTTACTTTGTTGAAAATTGAAAACTATTTAATTTCCAATGGTTCATCATTACGAATGTTTGCCACTATGCCGTACCCTGATGATGATTCCTTACGTGATGCTTCTAATCGTCTGATCAATGAAGAGCTGTCACATGACCTAGATGAAGTACAAGCTGAGTTTAACAGGTTGGATCAATCTCTTACAGATGAACAACGAGCGGTTTTTGATGAAATAATGGAAGCAGTTGTAGGGCGTAAAGGAGGCCTTTTTTTTGTCTATGGTTATGGTGGAACTGGAAAAACCTTTTTATGGAAGACTTTGGCTTCAGCTGTTCGATGCAGAAATGGAATAGTTTTAAATGTGGCTTCAAGTGGTATTGCGTCGTTATTACTTTCCCGTGGAAGGACAACTCATTCTCGGTTCCATATTCCCATTAATCTAACAGAAGATTCAATGTGCAATATTAAGCCAAATAGTGATATTGCGAGATTATTAAAGGAAACCCAATTAATAATATGGGATGAAGCACCGATGGTACACAAACATGCGTTTGAAGCTTTAGATAGGACCATGACCGACGTATTTTCGGAAGGTAGGAGTATTCGTTTGGATATTCCTTTTGGTGGTAAAGTTATTGTATTTGGTGGTGACTTTAGACAAATACTACCTGTTATTCCTAATGGTACTAGACAAGAAATTGTTAGTGCGTCTTTAAGCTCTTCATACATATGGGCAAAATGCAGACTCTTACGGCTGACTAAAAACATGCGTCTAACTATTGGAGTTGAAAGTTCGAATATGAAGTCTATCAGAGAATTTGCAAAATGGCTTATTGATATTGGTGAAGGAAACGTTGGAGATGATAATGATGGTGACGCCATTATAGAGATACCAGATGATTTACTGATAACCGATATTTGTGACCCAATACAAAGTTTAATTGACTTTGTATATCCTTCAATTATTCAACAATTTAGGATTGCTGGATTTTTTTCTGAGCGAGCAATTCTAGCACCCAAAATGAG ATTAGTTCTTAAAGTTGGTGTTCCTGTGATGCTTCTTCGAAACATTGATCAACAGAAAGGGTTATGTAACGGTACAAGGCTTGAAATTACTTTTCTTGGTAAACGAGTTATAGAAGCTGAA aatagttttaactcatactctGTTTCTATGATTAATTTCACTATATACTTTGTTAATACAAAAA GTTTTATGATGTATACTACATTTGTTAAGTTTCTTCATAACCCAGAATCTTTGAAACTG gATGTACCTATATTCTTTGCTAATCAAAATTGGGGAGATTGTTGGCAAAAAAGTAGGTTGCAAATATTTCATGAGTCTGGTAAAAAATGGGTTGTTAGGGTCAGAACAGAAAATTCAACGCCGATAATAACTGACGGTTGTGACATTGTTGTTAAAGATCTCAATTTGCCGAGGGATACTTTGTTGGTTTTCAAACCATTAGGTGATTTTGGACTTGAACTTTCCTGTTATGTTAATGGCATGTGTGGGGAATCTTATTTCACCTTTAATCGTTATGCAAGATTTGGTTTTACG GTAATTGAAGACTGCTTCATTGAACATTTTAC AGGATGGCCGGAAATGTGCAATGATATTGGGATACTTGAGGATGATTTGCTTGTGTTTAGCAGGATTGATGATTTTGTTTTTGAAGTAGTAGTTTATAGAGATGAGATTGAGATTTGCTTTCTACAGAAACCTGAATCTGATGATGATAGTGTAGTTGAGATATCGAAGGCTGATTATGTTGATAATGCATTCAAG GACATCTATGAGGATAAAGAAGTTGTTTCTGTAGGTGAAGGTACAACCGTTACTCAG GTTAAGAAGAAAGGTAAAGTTACTTCTAAGAGAAAGGAGGTCGTCAAGAATAGGACTAAGGGAAATGTTGCCTTACCTGGACACAAGTGA
- the LOC110885451 gene encoding uncharacterized protein LOC110885451, whose translation MASTTITKFSHLQIPLEDVLNATNNFHDDNIIGRGGLGIAYKGQLQRSGKLIKIVALRLNRKQRERDLEFWTEISVLSDLKHTNLVSIIGFSDEKHEKIIVTTHAAKGSLQEHLNSPNLTWTQRLKICVGVAHALSYLHYDEGRGYGVIHLNVNSSTILLDENLEAKLSGFKVSIKQSLNRMDQVVLSEPIGTRGYMDPEIEKTKGVTQKSDIYSFGVVLFEILCGRKAFVPKETNRFLAPLARNHYEKETLQDIIYPDLRNHMSPGSLKKYSEIAYSCVKQERGHRPRMVDIMHELEKALEFQLRREKFEKKLKHLKIPLDDIKSITHNFSETLMYHTNYYALWEAKPEYDIEEKLSSIEGKSKGELFKRYDNVVIRRLIHKDREQAEELFFTELEILSSINHDNVVTLVGFCVEGSEMILVTEASSNRKLFDCLGNIEDMRILTWEKRLKISIDVARALAYLHSEMKDKKVIIHRLIDSNIICLDENLRAKIDTFSQAVFQPPDQEDKALYAYYIIYKEYHVDPEYMMNHKLKTESDVYSFGVVLFELLCGRRANDPIYLKESDQGMAPMARRNFCMGTLKDMIDPIIKGKSDEHSSFQDRGPNNDSLETFCKIAYKCVAEAQEQRPPMNVVLNELEKALFFQENNKENLRMSLEDVKLATENFHDDNCIGERGSLGKVYIGKVPEGGGFRTIVVKRFDTGLGQGEQQFLNELQILWEYKHNNVIRLVGYCDEKEEKVIVYEYLSRRSLDRYLNDASFTWIKRLNVCIGIASALDFLHGRAGRDGKVIHGDIKAANILLNDDWEAKLAGFGLSLISPLYQKTADYVCGTPQNIDPLYSKSSFLTEESDIYAFGMVLREIFCGRSTLEINKYEGYHIPDYIRSDKRIVLESVTTFDTIVDQCLHQEREKRPTAKEVLMQLKKALEFQEERVQGTSTDQVSNTLTKLQLLIREIPGNKLEHLKICLSDIQLATDNFSDTYRYINWQRLYTIYRAELDQFDKENPSSVDGKNKCEHHKRDNHVFIKRISRHAEHREERFFTQLEMLTRIKHPNIVTLLGYCVEESEMILVIENVSNGFLGESLGNVDKMRILTWEKRLKVCIDVARALNYLHTEMEDQKTIINRDINCYNIGLGDNWEAKMVDFWYSLFLPLNQVDEALYLNVALGKPSYIDPEYDRTGKLKKQSDIYSFGVVMFEILCGKRASDQIYKKERGLASVARRCFCAGTLHDIIDPLIKEETSENGFTLNRGANKDSIETFINIAYQCVTETQDQRPTMKFVVQQLEKALFLQENNNEIPKISLVDIKHATQNFHDDNCIGGGGFGKVFKGNFHDGDRFKIIVAKRLDVRFGQGEQQFLSELQILWEYKHDNLIGLIGYCDEDDEKIIVYEHAPKGSLDRYLNDASLTWIKRLNICIDVASALDFLHGGGGKRAKVIHRDIKTANILLNHDWKAKLADFGLSLISPLNQETDYVIDHACGTLGYLDPLYRKTGFLTIESDIYSFGVVLFEILCGRSTFAIHKHEGHYLPDFIRKKFEQTKCDEMVFEQIREEVVSESLATFQEIAYQCLHHDREKRPMTKEVVKQLKKALELQIQQGAR comes from the exons ATGGCATCAACTACAATCACCAAGTTTTCTCACTTACAAATCCCACTTGAAGATGTACTAAACGCCACCAACAACTTTCATGATGATAACATCATCGGACGCGGTGGACTTGGAATAGCATACAAAGGACAGCTCCAGCGGTCCGGGAAGTTGATCAAGATTGTTGCACTGAGGTTAAATCGTAAGCAACGAGAACGAGACCTCGAGTTCTGGACGGAAATTTCAGTGCTTTCTGATCTCAAGCATACCAATCTTGTCTCTATCATCGGATTTTCTGATGAGAAACATGAGAAGATCATCGTAACCACGCACGCGGCCAAAGGAAGTCTCCAGGAGCATCTAAACAGCCCGAACCTCACATGGACGCAAAGATTGAAGATATGTGTAGGAGTGGCTCATGCGTTGAGTTACCTCCACTATGACGAGGGACGTGGTTATGGTGTTATACATCTTAACGTCAACAGCTCCACAATTTTATTAGACGAGAACTTGGAAGCCAAGTTATCTGGTTTCAAAGTTTCTATCAAGCAATCGCTTAATCGAATGGACCAGGTCGTCCTTTCTGAACCTATTGGCACAAGAGGGTATATGGATCCCGAAATTGAAAAGACCAAAGGCGTGACCCAGAAATCAGACATCTACTCATTCGGTGTCGTTTTATTCGAAATATTGTGCGGGAGGAAAGCTTTTGTTCCAAAGGAGACTAACAGGTTTCTAGCTCCACTGGCTAGGAATCATTATGAAAAGGAAACGTTGCAGGACATAATCTATCCGGATCTAAGAAATCACATGTCCCCGGGATCACTCAAAAAATACTCAGAAATTGCATATTCATGCGTAAAACAAGAGCGAGGACACCGCCCGCGTATGGTTGATATTATGCATGAACTTGAAAAAGCATTGGAGTTTCAGCTGCGACGTGAAAAATTT GAAAAGAAGTTGAAACACTTGAAGATTCCACTAGATGATATAAAATCAATCACTCATAATTTTTCAGAGACATTAATGTATCATACCAATTATTATGCTTTATGGGAAGCAAAACCCGAATATGATATTGAAGAAAAACTTTCCTCTATAGAAGGAAAGAGCAAAGGGGAACTGTTCAAGAGATACGACAATGTAGTTATTAGACGCCTCATTCATAAAGATCGGGAGCAAGCAGAAGAGCTGTTTTTCACCGAACTTGAGATACTTTCAAGTATTAACCATGATAACGTAGTCACACTAGTAGGATTTTGTGTTGAAGGCTCTGAGATGATCCTTGTCACTGAGGCTAGTTCTAATAGAAAACTTTTCGATTGTTTGGGAAATATCGAAGACATGCGTATTTTGACTTGggaaaaacgtttgaaaatcagCATTGATGTTGCACGCGCATTGGCTTACCTTCACTCTGAAATGAAAGACAAAAAAGTGATAATACACAGGCTAATAGATAGCAACATCATTTGCTTGGATGAGAATTTGCGGGCAAAGATTGACACCTTTTCGCAAGCGGTATTCCAGCCTCCAGACCAAGAAGACAAAGCTTTGTATGCATATTACATCATTTACAAAGAGTACCATGTGGATCCAGAATATATGATGAATCATAAGTTAAAAACAGAGTCCGATGTTTATAGTTTTGGAGTAGTATTGTTTGAACTTCTATGTGGAAGGAGAGCCAATGACCCAATTTATCTTAAGGAGAGTGACCAAGGGATGGCTCCTATGGCGAGAAGAAACTTTTGCATGGGAACACTAAAGGATATGATAGATCCTATAATAAAGGGCAAAAGTGACGAACATAGTTCCTTTCAAGATAGAGGACCCAACAATGACTCGCTTGAGACATTTTGTAAAATTGCATACAAGTGTGTTGCAGAAGCACAAGAACAACGCCCACCGATGAACGTCGTTCTCAATGAACTTGAGAAAGCATTATTTTTTCAA GAAAACAACAAGGAAAACCTGAGAATGTCACTAGAAGATGTAAAACTAGCCACAGAAAATTTCCATGATGATAATTGCATAGGCGAAAGGGGATCCTTAGGGAAAGTTTATATAGGAAAAGTTCCAGAAGGTGGTGGATTTCGCACCATTGTTGTAAAGCGATTCGATACAGGGCTTGGTCAAGGGGAACAACAATTTTTGAATGAGCTCCAAATTCTTTGGGAGTATAAGCACAATAACGTCATCCGTCTTGTAGGGTATTGTGATGAAAAGGAAGAAAAAGTCATTGTTTATGAGTATCTGTCAAGAAGAAGTCTTGATAGGTATTTGAATGATGCTTCGTTTACATGGATCAAAAGGCTTAATGTATGCATTGGTATTGCAAGTGCGTTGGATTTCCTTCATGGAAGAGCTGGAAGAGATGGAAAGGTGATACATGGGGACATCAAAGCTGCTAACATTCTATTGAATGATGATTGGGAAGCAAAACTTGCTGGTTTTGGGCTCTCTTTAATAAGTCCATTATATCAGAAAACAGCTGATTATGTGTGTGGCACACCACAAAACATAGACCCACTGTACAGCAAATCAAGTTTCTTAACCGAAGAATCTGATATTTATGCGTTTGGTATGGTTTTGCGTGAGATTTTTTGTGGGCGATCAACGCTTGAGATTAACAAATACGAGGGTTACCATATCCCAGATTATATTAGGAGTGATAAACGAATTGTGCTTGAATCGGTTACTACGTTTGACACAATTGTCGACCAATGCTTACATCAAGAAAGAGAAAAACGACCAACAGCAAAAGAAGTATTAATGCAACTTAAGAAGGCATTGGAATTCCAA GAGGAGAGAGTACAAGGCACAAGTACGGACCAAGTTTCAAATACACTTACGAAACTTCAGTTGTTGATACGTGAAATTCCT GGAAACAAGTTGGAACACTTGAAGATTTGTCTCAGTGATATTCAATTAGCAACAGATAATTTTTCAGATACATACAGATATATAAATTGGCAACGTCTCTATACTATTTACAGAGCAGAGCTAGACCAATTTGACAAGGAAAATCCTTCATCTGTAGATGGGAAGAATAAATGCGAACACCACAAGAGAGATAACCATGTATTTATAAAACGCATCTCTAGACACGCCGAGCATAGAGAAGAACGGTTTTTTACACAACTTGAAATGCTCACCCGTATTAAGCATCCGAACATAGTTACTCTACTTGGATATTGTGTTGAAGAATCTGAGATGATTCTTGTCATTGAAAATGTTTCTAACGGATTTCTTGGTGAGTCTTTGGGTAATGTCGACAAAATGCGTATTTTGACATGGGAAAAACGTTTAAAAGTGTGCATTGATGTTGCTCGTGCTTTGAATTACCTTCATACTGAGATGGAAGACCAAAAGACGATAATCAATCGTGATATAAATTGCTACAACATTGGGTTGGGTGATAATTGGGAGGCAAAGATGGTTGACTTTTGGTACTCTTTATTCCTGCCTCTAAATCAAGTAGACGAAGCTCTCTATCTCAACGTGGCTCTTGGCAAACCATCCTACATAGATCCAGAATATGATAGGACAGGTAAGTTAAAAAAGCAATCGGATATTTATAGTTTTGGGGTTGTTATGTTCGAAATTCTATGTGGGAAGAGAGCCTCTGACCAGATTTACAAGAAGGAGAGAGGGCTAGCCTCTGTTGCAAGACGATGCTTTTGCGCAGGAACACTACACGACATCATTGATCCTTTGATAAAGGAAGAAACTAGTGAAAACGGTTTTACTCTAAACAGAGGTGCCAACAAGGATTCTATAGAAACATTTATTAATATCGCATATCAGTGTGTGACAGAAACTCAAGATCAACGTCCAACAATGAAATTTGTCGTGCAGCAACTGGAGAAAGCACTATTTTTACAA GAAAACAACAATGAAATCCCCAAAATATCACTTGTAGACATAAAACATGCCACACAAAACTTCCATGATGACAATTGTATTGGCGGAGGAGGATTTGGGAAAGTCTTTAAAGGAAACTTTCATGATGGTGACAGATTTAAAATCATTGTTGCAAAGCGATTGGATGTCAGGTTTGGTCAAGGGGAACAACAATTCTTGAGTGAGCTCCAAATTCTTTGGGAATATAAGCACGATAACCTCATTGGTCTTATAGGTTattgtgatgaagatgatgaaaaaATAATTGTTTATGAGCATGCACCCAAGGGAAGTCTTGATAGGTATTTGAATGATGCTTCCCTTACATGGATAAAACGACTTAATATATGTATTGATGTTGCAAGCGCACTGGATTTCCTTCACGGAGGAGGTGGAAAAAGAGCAAAGGTGATACATAGGGACATCAAAACAGCTAACATTCTACTAAACCATGATTGGAAAGCAAAACTTGCTGATTTTGGGCTTTCACTAATAAGTCCATTGAATCAGGAAACAGACTATGTCATCGATCATGCATGTGGCACACTAGGATACTTGGACCCGCTTTACagaaaaacaggatttctaaCCATAGAATCTGATATATATTCATTTGGTGTGGTTTTATTTGAGATTTTGTGTGGGAGATCAACATTTGCAATCCACAAACATGAGGGTCATTATCTACCGGATTTCATTAGAAAAAAATTTGAACAAACAAAGTGTGATGAGATGGTGTTCGAGCAAATAAGAGAAGAGGTGGTGTCGGAATCATTGGCTACATTTCAAGAGATTGCATACCAATGCCTACATCATGACAGAGAAAAACGACCGATGACAAAAGAAGTTGTAAAGCAACTTAAAAAGGCACTGGAACTTCAA ATTCAACAAGGTGCAAGATAG